ATCAACAGAAGAACTAGCACTAAGTAATCTAGATATATTTGAAGAAAAATGGGGCAAAAAATACCCAATGTGTGTAAATTCATGGAGAAATAACTGGGCTGAATTATCAACATATTTCAAATATCCAGAAGGAATAAGAAAACTAATATATACAACAAATAGCATAGAAAACTTTAATAGACAACTTAGAAAAGTAACAAAAAACAAAACAATATTTCCAAGTGACTACGCCCTACAAAAAAGCTTGTATCTAGCGATGGTAGATGCTTCAAGTAAATGGACGAGTAGAATAAGAGGATGGGATCAAATATTGTCACAACTATCAATATTTTTTGAAGGCAGAATCTAAATTTTGCCATAAAGATAATAAAAAATTTGAATCATTCAATCAAGAGTAAAGGTATAGCCCTGGTCTGACGACCAGCTCTTGACAGAAATCTTCAAATTTTTAAGAAATACAATTAGGCAAAAAGGGAGATTTTTAGAAAAATCTTGACCTTTTAGTTTAATTGTGCCAAAATTAGGTTACAAATATCTGAACTTTCAGATTTTAGTAATAAAAGTATATTTTTTAAAAATCAAAAAAATATCAGCTCACAACCTATCAGGAGGAGCTGATACACAAAACTTTTCACATACCCTATGATGAATTAGTTAATGAGATCGAAAGATATATTAAATGGTACAATGAGGATAGAATTAAAACAAAATTAAACGGAATGTCCCCTGTCATGTACAGATTACATTCCGCTTAAAATATTATTAAATTATTCCGTGTTTACGGGTTCAGGTCATCTGGGAGGTTTCTTAAAATT
This Finegoldia magna ATCC 53516 DNA region includes the following protein-coding sequences:
- a CDS encoding IS3 family transposase, yielding MIHKTFHIPYDELVNEIERYIKWYNEDRIKTKLNGMSPVMYRLHSA